Proteins encoded within one genomic window of Nordella sp. HKS 07:
- a CDS encoding ATP-binding cassette domain-containing protein: MLAALVAVGALVTGFAFGANGERIATLFLIYLCAVLSISVFTGGAGITSFGHAAFMGIGAYVSGILTMPKALQVSALPQLPTFLAGHEAGIVAAILAVAAAGLIAGLITGIPIARLGGSSAAIATLALLIIIHVILNGAREITRGSQTFYGVPRLTTLATALIFALAFILIARLFRDTGPGLRLRASRENDVAAQACGVSLFQVRYIGWILSAVLATLAGALYGHFLGAFSPKDFYFDLTFLLIAMLIVGGMLTVTGAIVGTALITAVIQILRLAEGGIDLGFVQIPVIFGLTQLGLGVALLLTIWRRPLGIVGLQELGLRANALVQPAAGEAPAANPSSAGKSLTVSGLSKRFGGLQACDDLTFTIERGKVTGLIGPNGAGKTTLINLICGQLKPDRGTVVIDGEDVTSRAPHLIATAGLGRTFQAIRLFDRMTVLENVTVAALTIEPDLGKARIAAETLLARLELAKDAHRLAGTLAYGERRRLEIARALALRPRYLLLDEPAAGMNPVETEALKTMLDRIRHDFDLGLLVIEHDMHLIMRLCDFIVVINKGQKIAEGAPAAIRSDPKVIEAYIGAAPETEITASTPSTGGVQNETAISTA; the protein is encoded by the coding sequence ATGCTCGCCGCGCTCGTTGCCGTCGGCGCCCTCGTCACCGGCTTCGCCTTCGGTGCCAATGGCGAGCGCATCGCGACGCTCTTCCTCATCTATCTCTGCGCCGTCCTGTCGATTTCGGTCTTCACCGGCGGCGCCGGCATCACCTCATTCGGCCACGCCGCCTTCATGGGCATCGGCGCCTATGTGTCGGGCATCCTCACCATGCCGAAGGCGCTGCAGGTGTCGGCTTTGCCGCAACTGCCGACTTTCCTCGCCGGCCATGAAGCGGGGATCGTCGCAGCGATCCTGGCCGTCGCGGCCGCCGGCCTGATCGCCGGACTCATCACAGGAATTCCGATCGCCCGTCTCGGCGGCTCCTCCGCTGCGATAGCGACGCTGGCACTGCTCATCATCATCCATGTGATCCTCAATGGCGCGCGCGAGATCACCCGCGGCAGCCAGACCTTCTATGGCGTGCCGCGCCTGACCACCTTGGCCACAGCGCTCATCTTCGCGCTCGCCTTCATCCTCATTGCACGCCTGTTCCGCGACACGGGGCCGGGCCTGCGCCTGCGCGCCAGCCGCGAGAATGATGTGGCGGCCCAGGCCTGCGGCGTCTCCTTGTTTCAGGTGCGCTATATCGGCTGGATCCTGAGCGCGGTGCTCGCCACCTTGGCGGGCGCGCTTTACGGACATTTCCTCGGCGCCTTCTCGCCCAAGGATTTCTATTTCGATCTGACCTTTCTGCTCATCGCTATGCTGATCGTCGGCGGCATGCTGACCGTGACCGGCGCCATTGTCGGCACCGCGCTCATCACCGCGGTGATCCAGATCCTGCGGCTCGCCGAAGGCGGCATCGATCTGGGCTTTGTTCAGATTCCGGTGATATTCGGCCTTACGCAACTGGGCCTGGGCGTTGCCTTGCTTCTGACCATCTGGCGCCGGCCGCTCGGCATTGTCGGCTTGCAGGAATTGGGGCTGCGCGCCAATGCGCTGGTTCAGCCCGCCGCCGGCGAAGCCCCGGCCGCCAATCCCTCATCAGCCGGCAAGAGCCTGACGGTCTCAGGCCTCTCCAAACGCTTCGGTGGTCTCCAGGCTTGCGACGACCTCACCTTCACCATCGAGCGGGGCAAGGTCACCGGTCTCATCGGCCCCAATGGCGCCGGCAAGACGACCCTGATCAACCTGATCTGCGGTCAGCTCAAGCCCGATCGCGGCACGGTCGTAATCGACGGCGAGGACGTCACCAGCCGCGCTCCGCATCTCATCGCCACGGCCGGCCTCGGCCGCACCTTCCAGGCGATCAGGCTTTTCGACCGCATGACGGTGCTCGAGAATGTGACAGTCGCGGCTCTCACCATCGAGCCCGACCTGGGCAAAGCTCGCATAGCGGCCGAGACGCTCCTGGCGCGCCTCGAACTCGCCAAGGACGCGCACAGGCTTGCCGGCACGCTGGCCTATGGCGAGCGCCGGCGTCTCGAGATCGCCCGCGCTCTGGCCTTGCGGCCGCGCTATCTGCTGCTCGACGAGCCGGCCGCCGGCATGAATCCGGTCGAGACCGAGGCGCTGAAAACCATGCTCGACCGCATCCGCCATGATTTCGATCTGGGCCTCCTGGTGATCGAGCATGACATGCATCTCATCATGCGGCTCTGCGATTTTATCGTGGTGATCAACAAGGGCCAGAAGATCGCCGAGGGCGCGCCCGCCGCCATCCGCAGCGATCCCAAAGTCATCGAAGCCTATATCGGAGCGGCGCCCGAGACGGAAATCACGGCATCCACACCATCAACGGGAGGAGTACAAAATGAAACTGCGATTAGCACTGCTTAG
- a CDS encoding N-formylglutamate amidohydrolase → MRAKIDPPAAETVNPDGKSPYVLLCEHASNYIPARYRGLGLDKSELERHIAWDIGVAPIARDLSKALDAPLVLSGYSRLLIDCNRPVGVATAIPEISESTRIPGNTGLSAEERQLRADAFYWPFQRAVARILDRRQAAKMQTIVFGVHSFTPVFKGVERPWHAGILFRKAQAFGQALVAALQEPGLNVVANEPYRIEDDGDQTVPVHGEARGLDAVLIEIRQDLIGHRDGQIAWAKRLAPALQAAADARAKA, encoded by the coding sequence ATGCGGGCGAAGATTGATCCGCCGGCAGCCGAGACGGTCAATCCGGACGGCAAGTCGCCTTATGTGCTGTTGTGCGAGCATGCGTCGAACTACATTCCGGCCCGCTATCGGGGGCTCGGCCTCGACAAGTCGGAGCTCGAGCGTCATATCGCCTGGGATATCGGCGTGGCGCCGATCGCGCGTGATCTGTCGAAAGCGCTCGATGCGCCGCTGGTGCTCTCCGGCTATTCGCGTCTCCTGATCGACTGCAACCGGCCGGTCGGGGTCGCGACCGCGATCCCTGAGATCAGTGAGTCGACGCGTATTCCCGGCAACACCGGCCTCAGCGCCGAGGAACGCCAGCTGCGCGCCGACGCCTTCTACTGGCCGTTCCAGCGGGCGGTCGCCCGCATCCTCGACCGGCGCCAGGCGGCGAAGATGCAAACCATCGTCTTCGGCGTGCACAGCTTCACGCCCGTCTTCAAGGGCGTCGAGCGGCCCTGGCATGCCGGCATCCTGTTCCGCAAGGCGCAAGCCTTCGGCCAGGCGCTCGTCGCCGCATTGCAGGAGCCCGGGCTCAACGTCGTCGCCAACGAACCCTATCGTATCGAGGATGACGGCGATCAGACGGTGCCGGTGCATGGCGAGGCGCGCGGCCTCGATGCGGTGCTCATCGAGATCCGCCAGGACCTGATCGGCCATCGCGACGGCCAGATCGCCTGGGCGAAAAGGCTGGCGCCGGCGCTTCAGGCGGCGGCGGACGCTCGCGCGAAAGCCTGA
- a CDS encoding cysteine hydrolase family protein → MKPAAVTRDAPYKREETALLFVDLQTIFCTPGLDPQHPELNAEHYYFKRLRATTVPNAQKLIEAARASGVQVLHTIIEALTKDGRDISLDHRLSNIFVPKGLPEGQPIKELTPIDNEIVLPKSSSGVFNSTNIDYVLKNLGIRYLIISGVVTDQCVDMAVRDASDRGYLVTLAEDACATYTQARHDNALKAFGGYCWVTNTETVLQRLKDLA, encoded by the coding sequence ATGAAGCCTGCCGCCGTCACGCGCGATGCGCCTTACAAGCGCGAGGAAACCGCCCTACTCTTCGTCGACCTGCAGACCATCTTCTGCACGCCAGGGCTCGATCCCCAGCATCCCGAGCTCAATGCCGAGCATTATTATTTCAAGCGGCTCAGGGCCACGACCGTTCCCAATGCGCAGAAACTGATCGAGGCGGCGCGCGCCTCGGGTGTCCAGGTGCTGCACACGATCATCGAGGCGCTCACCAAGGACGGCCGCGACATTTCACTCGACCATCGCCTCTCCAACATCTTCGTGCCGAAGGGATTGCCGGAAGGCCAGCCGATCAAGGAGCTGACCCCCATCGACAACGAGATCGTGCTGCCTAAATCATCCTCGGGCGTCTTCAATTCCACCAATATCGACTATGTGCTGAAGAATCTCGGCATCCGCTATCTCATCATCTCGGGCGTGGTGACCGATCAATGCGTCGACATGGCGGTGCGCGATGCCTCCGATCGCGGCTATCTGGTAACGCTCGCCGAGGACGCCTGCGCCACCTACACCCAGGCCCGCCACGACAACGCGCTCAAGGCCTTCGGCGGCTATTGCTGGGTCACGAATACGGAGACAGTGCTCCAGCGGCTGAAGGATCTCGCGTGA
- a CDS encoding SDR family NAD(P)-dependent oxidoreductase: protein MAVALIAGGSSGIGLAVLQAFRKRGDNVFLADIDERRSLEAISEAAAGEARSLVCDLSTRDGPRAAVAAALAAFGKIDCIFANAAILESAPLQEWSPERWEKSLALNLSMPFYLAQAAAPVLAGSDNASVIFTASTGALRGHAGMPAYHATKSGLLGLCRALADELAPQGTRVNCLLPGWINTPFNDRFWKFQADREEAERALLRQIPMGRQGEPADVAGAALFLASPAARYITGTSLVVDGGYTAV from the coding sequence ATGGCCGTCGCTCTAATCGCCGGTGGCTCTTCGGGAATCGGGCTTGCCGTACTGCAGGCCTTTCGCAAGCGAGGGGACAATGTCTTTCTGGCCGACATAGATGAAAGGCGCTCGCTGGAGGCTATAAGTGAAGCAGCGGCCGGCGAAGCCCGATCGCTGGTATGCGATCTTTCCACACGCGACGGGCCACGTGCGGCGGTTGCCGCGGCATTGGCTGCGTTTGGTAAGATCGACTGCATCTTCGCCAATGCCGCGATCCTCGAATCGGCGCCTCTTCAGGAATGGTCACCCGAGCGTTGGGAAAAATCGCTCGCTCTGAACCTGTCCATGCCGTTCTACCTTGCCCAGGCGGCCGCGCCTGTGTTGGCCGGCTCGGACAATGCGAGCGTTATCTTCACAGCGTCAACGGGCGCGCTTCGTGGCCACGCCGGGATGCCCGCATACCACGCCACGAAATCCGGGCTGCTTGGCCTTTGCCGCGCGCTTGCAGATGAACTGGCGCCTCAAGGCACCCGCGTCAACTGCCTGTTGCCGGGCTGGATAAACACACCGTTCAACGATAGATTCTGGAAATTCCAGGCCGATCGCGAGGAGGCTGAGCGCGCGCTGCTGCGCCAGATACCGATGGGACGGCAAGGCGAGCCCGCGGATGTCGCCGGTGCGGCACTTTTCCTTGCATCACCCGCCGCGCGTTACATTACGGGCACTTCGTTGGTTGTGGATGGCGGATATACCGCCGTCTAG
- a CDS encoding aspartate aminotransferase family protein codes for MNDLYARDSAAIGSLQKLRFFPSALTGGSGARVTDQSGRSLLDLAAAWGAASLGYGHPALIGAVTRALANPAGASVLSSANLPAVELAEGLLATVPEIEGAKVWFGHSGSDANEAMFRAVTAATGRSRIIAFAGAYHGGTAASMAISGHSVQTNAARHAGLTLIPYPAASRPFMGDSSGERVLDLVEHLLKTTCPGDQVAALFIEPIQSDGGMIVPPPGFLRQLVALCRRYGILIVSDEVKVGLARTGRLHAFAFDGFVPDIVCFGKGLGGGLPLAAAVAPARILDFASSFAMQTLHGNPISAAAGIAVLDTIKRDGLADNAAAVGSHFLDGLARLQQRHAMIREVRGRGLAIGIELDPDRARRYAAKTVYRAFELGLVLYYVGLESNVLELTPPLILTRADVDEALTILDRSLADVEAGMVSDEVIAPFAGW; via the coding sequence GTGAATGATCTCTATGCCCGCGACAGCGCGGCGATCGGCAGTCTCCAGAAACTGCGCTTCTTCCCCTCCGCCTTGACCGGCGGCAGTGGGGCGAGGGTCACCGACCAGTCCGGCCGATCGCTGCTCGATCTCGCCGCCGCCTGGGGAGCGGCGAGCCTCGGCTATGGCCATCCCGCTCTTATCGGGGCGGTGACGCGCGCACTCGCCAATCCGGCGGGCGCCAGTGTGCTCTCATCCGCCAATCTCCCGGCGGTCGAGCTGGCCGAGGGCTTGCTCGCCACAGTCCCTGAGATCGAAGGCGCCAAGGTCTGGTTCGGCCATTCGGGATCGGACGCCAATGAGGCGATGTTCCGGGCGGTGACGGCGGCGACCGGCCGCTCGCGCATCATCGCTTTCGCCGGCGCCTATCATGGCGGCACCGCCGCCTCGATGGCGATATCGGGCCACAGCGTGCAGACCAATGCGGCGCGCCATGCGGGCCTCACCCTCATTCCCTATCCCGCCGCGTCCCGGCCCTTCATGGGCGACTCGTCGGGCGAGCGCGTGCTCGATCTCGTCGAGCATCTGCTCAAGACCACATGCCCGGGCGACCAGGTGGCGGCACTCTTCATCGAGCCCATCCAGTCCGATGGCGGCATGATCGTGCCGCCGCCCGGCTTCCTCCGGCAACTGGTGGCGCTCTGCCGCCGCTACGGCATCCTGATCGTCAGCGACGAGGTGAAGGTCGGCCTCGCTCGCACCGGCAGACTGCATGCCTTCGCGTTTGACGGCTTTGTTCCCGACATCGTCTGCTTCGGCAAAGGCCTGGGTGGCGGTTTGCCGCTCGCCGCCGCGGTGGCGCCGGCGCGCATTCTCGATTTCGCCTCCTCTTTCGCGATGCAGACCTTGCATGGCAATCCGATATCGGCGGCGGCCGGCATTGCGGTGCTCGACACGATCAAACGCGACGGGCTGGCGGACAATGCCGCTGCCGTCGGCTCTCATTTCCTCGACGGGCTCGCAAGGCTGCAACAGCGCCATGCGATGATCCGCGAGGTGCGCGGCCGCGGTCTCGCCATCGGCATCGAGCTCGATCCCGACCGCGCCAGGCGCTATGCGGCGAAGACCGTCTATCGCGCCTTCGAGCTCGGCCTCGTTCTCTATTATGTCGGCCTCGAGTCCAATGTGCTGGAGCTCACTCCGCCGCTCATCCTCACCCGGGCGGATGTCGATGAAGCGCTCACCATTCTCGACCGCAGCCTCGCCGATGTCGAAGCAGGCATGGTGAGCGATGAGGTGATAGCACCCTTCGCCGGCTGGTAA
- a CDS encoding branched-chain amino acid ABC transporter permease, producing the protein MEFFIQQLVNAISLGGIYALLALGLAVVFSIVGLINFAHGELMTVAGYGLFFAIGVSLGLPLAIVLAIFGAVAMALVIERVAFRPMRRADVTGLLLTSFAVSVILRVLFQNGISARGMPVPMPSALAGSIDLGFAHIGVIPLLSIAATTVSLAALLLFLKHTVVGTAMRAAAQDFAVVRLMGIPANRVVAVAFAVSGVLAGVAAFLWVAQRGSVDPLMGFVPVLKAFIASIIGGLGGLAGAVAGGFVLGTLEVAFQAFLPASILPYRDAFVLGIVILILVLRPEGLIPAQTGKRS; encoded by the coding sequence ATGGAATTCTTCATTCAGCAGCTCGTCAATGCCATCAGCCTCGGCGGCATCTATGCGCTTCTGGCGCTCGGCCTCGCGGTGGTTTTCTCGATCGTCGGCCTCATCAATTTCGCCCATGGCGAGCTGATGACGGTGGCGGGCTACGGCCTCTTCTTCGCCATCGGCGTGTCGCTCGGCCTGCCGCTCGCCATCGTACTCGCCATCTTCGGCGCCGTCGCCATGGCGCTCGTCATCGAGCGCGTCGCCTTCCGGCCGATGCGCCGTGCCGATGTGACGGGCCTGCTTCTGACCAGTTTCGCCGTCAGCGTGATCCTGCGCGTCCTGTTCCAGAACGGCATCAGCGCCCGCGGCATGCCGGTGCCGATGCCCTCGGCCCTTGCCGGCAGCATCGATCTCGGCTTCGCCCATATCGGCGTCATCCCACTTCTGTCGATCGCGGCGACCACCGTATCGCTCGCGGCCTTGCTGCTCTTCCTCAAGCATACGGTGGTCGGCACCGCCATGCGTGCCGCCGCCCAGGATTTCGCCGTGGTCCGGCTCATGGGCATTCCGGCCAATCGCGTCGTGGCTGTCGCTTTCGCGGTGTCGGGCGTTCTCGCCGGCGTCGCCGCTTTTCTCTGGGTGGCCCAGAGGGGCTCGGTCGATCCGCTGATGGGTTTCGTGCCGGTGCTCAAGGCCTTTATCGCCTCGATCATCGGCGGCCTGGGCGGCCTTGCCGGTGCGGTCGCTGGCGGCTTCGTGCTGGGGACGCTCGAAGTCGCCTTCCAGGCCTTCCTGCCAGCCTCGATCCTGCCCTATCGCGACGCCTTCGTGCTCGGCATCGTCATCCTGATATTGGTGCTGAGGCCGGAAGGCCTCATCCCGGCCCAGACCGGCAAGCGCTCATGA
- a CDS encoding glutamine synthetase family protein — translation MAKTPFTPGLTELTTFVTTDYAAITRGRSLPRRDYEKSKGNKTCGWVPANMSLTPFDLIADPNPWGSAGDLRLLPDPKARYRTHPRGAATALDFVMSDIVELDGKAWSCCPRAFLKKALADFEKVTGCRLIASFEQEFQIRNAGWSSEPAFALSALRHADPFGPELIGALDEAGCEPENFIAEYGRDQFEITTSPAPGLIAADRCVAIREITREVARLKGWRASFAPKTAVAGVGNGVHVHLSFLTKQGKPAAFDAKAPGRVSALAGAFSAGIIRHLPALVALTAPSPISYLRLQPHHWSSAYTWFGERDRESSLRICPTVTIGAKDPARQFNLEYRAADATACPHLVLGAVIRAGLEGIRAKLATPPIFSGDPETLSNAEKDRLGIKRLPRSLSAALDALKADDTVSGWFAPVAMETYHGMKRMEMKLVDGLEGDALCQRYAEIY, via the coding sequence GTGGCTAAGACACCCTTCACCCCCGGCCTCACCGAGCTCACCACCTTCGTCACAACCGACTACGCCGCGATCACCCGCGGCCGCTCGCTGCCGCGCCGCGACTACGAGAAATCCAAAGGCAACAAGACTTGCGGATGGGTGCCGGCCAATATGTCGCTCACCCCCTTCGACCTCATCGCCGATCCCAATCCCTGGGGCTCGGCGGGCGATCTGCGACTCCTACCTGATCCGAAGGCGCGCTACCGTACGCATCCCAGAGGTGCGGCGACGGCGCTCGATTTCGTCATGAGCGACATCGTCGAGCTCGATGGCAAGGCCTGGTCCTGCTGTCCGCGCGCCTTTCTCAAGAAAGCGCTCGCCGATTTCGAGAAGGTGACCGGCTGCCGCCTCATCGCTTCCTTCGAGCAAGAATTCCAGATCCGCAATGCTGGCTGGTCGAGCGAGCCGGCCTTCGCGCTCTCGGCCCTTCGCCACGCCGATCCCTTCGGGCCTGAGCTTATCGGCGCGCTTGATGAAGCCGGCTGCGAGCCTGAAAATTTCATCGCCGAATATGGCCGCGACCAGTTCGAGATCACCACGTCACCCGCTCCTGGCCTCATTGCCGCCGACCGCTGCGTGGCGATCCGCGAGATCACCCGTGAAGTGGCGCGCCTCAAGGGCTGGCGCGCCTCTTTCGCGCCCAAGACGGCCGTCGCCGGCGTCGGCAATGGCGTGCATGTGCATCTGAGCTTCCTCACCAAGCAGGGCAAGCCCGCCGCCTTTGATGCGAAGGCCCCTGGCCGCGTATCGGCGCTGGCCGGCGCCTTCTCCGCCGGCATCATCCGCCATCTGCCGGCGCTGGTGGCGCTGACCGCGCCGAGCCCAATCTCCTATCTGCGGCTCCAGCCGCATCACTGGAGCTCGGCCTATACCTGGTTCGGCGAACGCGACCGCGAATCCTCGCTGCGCATCTGCCCGACGGTGACCATCGGGGCTAAGGACCCGGCGCGGCAGTTCAATCTCGAATATCGCGCGGCCGATGCCACCGCCTGCCCGCATCTGGTGCTGGGCGCCGTCATCCGTGCCGGGCTCGAAGGCATTCGCGCCAAACTCGCAACCCCGCCGATCTTCAGCGGCGATCCGGAAACGCTAAGCAACGCCGAGAAGGACAGACTCGGCATCAAACGGCTGCCCAGATCCTTGAGCGCCGCCCTCGACGCGCTCAAGGCCGACGATACCGTGTCGGGCTGGTTCGCGCCGGTGGCGATGGAAACCTATCACGGCATGAAGCGGATGGAGATGAAGCTCGTCGATGGACTCGAAGGCGATGCGCTGTGCCAGCGCTATGCGGAGATCTATTGA
- a CDS encoding ABC transporter ATP-binding protein: protein MLSVEGLKVRYGQIEAVKGIDFSVAQGEIVTLLGANGAGKTSTLAAIVGMAPATGVIRFESNNIVGLRPEDISKRGIALTPEGRRVFPALTVAENLLLGGAMHHKGASLDATREEMLALFPILRERYRQRAGLLSGGEQQMLAIARSLMSQPRLLLLDEPSLGLAPKIVDEVFRLIAGLRGKGITILLVEQNAVRALAIADRGYVLVNGRITLQGKGRDLAQSDEVRAAYLAA, encoded by the coding sequence ATGCTAAGCGTCGAGGGCCTCAAGGTACGCTACGGGCAGATCGAAGCCGTGAAGGGCATCGATTTCTCCGTGGCCCAGGGTGAGATCGTGACCTTGCTCGGCGCCAATGGCGCCGGCAAGACCTCGACGCTGGCCGCTATCGTGGGGATGGCTCCCGCAACGGGCGTCATCCGCTTCGAGAGCAACAATATCGTCGGCCTCAGACCTGAGGATATCTCGAAGCGGGGCATTGCTTTGACGCCGGAGGGACGGCGCGTCTTTCCGGCACTCACCGTCGCCGAGAATCTGCTGCTCGGCGGCGCCATGCATCACAAGGGGGCGAGCCTCGATGCGACACGCGAAGAGATGCTGGCGCTTTTCCCGATTCTCCGCGAGCGTTACCGCCAGCGCGCCGGGCTTCTGTCGGGCGGCGAGCAGCAGATGCTCGCCATCGCCCGCTCCTTGATGTCGCAGCCGCGGCTCCTGCTCCTCGACGAGCCGTCGCTGGGGCTTGCGCCCAAGATCGTCGACGAAGTCTTCCGGCTCATCGCCGGTTTGCGCGGCAAGGGCATCACCATTCTGCTCGTCGAGCAGAATGCGGTGCGCGCCCTCGCCATCGCCGATCGCGGCTATGTGCTGGTGAACGGCCGCATCACGCTTCAGGGCAAGGGCCGCGACCTGGCACAATCCGATGAAGTGCGCGCCGCGTATCTGGCGGCATGA
- a CDS encoding ABC transporter substrate-binding protein, whose amino-acid sequence MKLRLALLSLTALSALTFAAQAEELKIGLASAQTGTLAFGDQPSLAGLQMAVDEINSAGGFGGKYKAVLDVKDTRSDTAATVQAAQELVASGINILITPCDADPSIAAGQISQPAKIVTFTFCGTTPTITSAVGDFMFGTYPADNAQATVLADYAQEKGYKSAYILKSPDSAYTLKLPEYFQQVFTKKGGTIAGEGTYSMGQQDFAAEVTKIKSLSPQPDVVMTSAYEPDFPAFIKQLRAAGVTAPVLGSDGIDTPTVAGLGDVVDGVVHSSAGLPSAGTPLDAFAKKFTEKTGKPFDTVYIANGYEIGLIIDAAVKAAGSLDPQGLRDAVANLKDVEGVTGKITYAGTDRMPSRDIALVEMKGGGRSLVKTVTPNPADVPAP is encoded by the coding sequence ATGAAACTGCGATTAGCACTGCTTAGCCTTACGGCGCTCAGCGCGCTGACCTTCGCCGCCCAGGCCGAGGAGCTGAAGATCGGCCTCGCTTCGGCGCAGACCGGCACGCTCGCCTTCGGCGACCAGCCCTCGCTCGCCGGCCTCCAGATGGCGGTCGACGAGATCAATTCAGCGGGCGGCTTCGGCGGCAAGTACAAGGCCGTGCTCGATGTGAAGGACACGCGCTCCGATACGGCGGCAACGGTGCAGGCGGCCCAGGAACTCGTCGCCTCCGGCATCAATATCCTGATCACGCCCTGCGACGCCGATCCCTCGATCGCGGCCGGCCAGATCAGCCAGCCGGCCAAGATCGTGACCTTCACCTTCTGCGGCACGACGCCCACCATCACCAGCGCCGTCGGCGACTTCATGTTCGGCACCTATCCGGCCGACAACGCGCAGGCGACGGTGCTCGCCGATTACGCGCAGGAGAAAGGCTACAAGTCCGCTTATATCCTGAAGTCCCCGGACTCGGCCTATACGCTGAAGCTGCCGGAATATTTCCAGCAGGTCTTCACCAAGAAGGGCGGCACCATCGCCGGTGAGGGCACCTATTCGATGGGCCAGCAGGACTTCGCCGCCGAGGTCACCAAGATCAAGAGCCTGAGCCCGCAGCCCGACGTCGTCATGACATCGGCCTATGAGCCCGACTTCCCGGCCTTCATCAAGCAGCTGCGCGCCGCGGGCGTCACCGCGCCGGTGCTGGGCTCGGACGGCATCGACACGCCGACCGTCGCCGGCCTCGGCGACGTGGTCGACGGCGTCGTCCATTCCTCGGCGGGGCTTCCTTCCGCTGGAACGCCTCTCGACGCCTTCGCCAAGAAGTTCACCGAGAAGACCGGCAAGCCTTTCGATACCGTCTATATCGCCAATGGCTATGAGATCGGCCTCATCATCGACGCGGCGGTGAAGGCGGCGGGCTCGCTCGATCCGCAAGGTTTGCGCGATGCGGTCGCCAATCTGAAGGACGTCGAGGGCGTTACCGGCAAGATCACCTATGCCGGCACCGACCGCATGCCGTCGCGCGACATCGCTCTGGTCGAGATGAAGGGCGGCGGCCGCTCGCTGGTCAAGACCGTGACGCCGAATCCGGCCGACGTTCCGGCACCCTGA
- a CDS encoding MurR/RpiR family transcriptional regulator — protein MALKDKLIDSEADYTPAERKVIRVLLANYPVAGLATASRLAQQAEVSDPTVIRLATKLGFSGFIEMQQALLAELEAHMNSALTMLESRKPTVSAEGLYQSYAEATIAALKNSQSEILPADFNEAADLLIKARKRIFCIGGRFTGFLAAILHRHLVQLRPGAIWVNGSLADLAEYVADIGKQDLVVAFDLRRYQQDVVQFARQAHERGARIILLTDKWKSPIASFATVTLTGPVDTISPFDTMVPTMVQLEALVTAFTGKLDKEVRPRLEEIEHYRRLNNVVLDTPANAPSKPRKKQRAKT, from the coding sequence ATGGCGCTCAAAGACAAGCTCATCGACAGCGAGGCGGATTACACACCGGCGGAGCGCAAGGTGATCCGGGTTCTGCTCGCCAATTATCCGGTCGCGGGACTTGCCACGGCCTCCAGGCTCGCCCAGCAGGCGGAGGTGAGCGACCCGACCGTCATCCGGCTCGCCACCAAGCTCGGCTTTTCCGGCTTCATCGAAATGCAGCAGGCGCTGCTCGCCGAGCTCGAAGCGCATATGAACTCCGCCCTCACCATGCTGGAGAGCCGCAAGCCGACGGTCAGCGCCGAAGGTCTCTATCAATCCTATGCCGAAGCGACCATCGCGGCGCTCAAGAACAGTCAGTCCGAAATCCTGCCGGCCGATTTCAACGAGGCGGCCGATCTCCTGATCAAGGCCAGGAAACGCATCTTCTGCATCGGTGGCCGCTTCACCGGCTTCCTCGCCGCCATCCTGCACCGACATCTGGTGCAGCTCCGCCCCGGCGCTATCTGGGTCAACGGATCGCTCGCCGATCTCGCCGAATATGTCGCCGACATCGGCAAGCAGGATCTCGTCGTCGCCTTCGACTTGCGACGCTATCAGCAGGATGTCGTGCAATTCGCCCGCCAGGCGCATGAGCGCGGGGCGCGCATCATCCTCCTCACCGACAAATGGAAGTCGCCGATCGCTTCCTTCGCCACGGTGACGCTCACCGGACCGGTCGACACGATCTCGCCCTTCGACACGATGGTGCCGACCATGGTGCAGCTCGAAGCGCTCGTCACCGCCTTCACCGGCAAGCTCGACAAAGAGGTACGGCCGAGGCTCGAGGAGATCGAACATTACCGGCGCCTCAACAATGTCGTGCTCGACACGCCGGCCAACGCCCCATCCAAACCCCGCAAGAAGCAGAGAGCAAAAACATGA